In Leptodactylus fuscus isolate aLepFus1 chromosome 2, aLepFus1.hap2, whole genome shotgun sequence, one genomic interval encodes:
- the PLEKHB1 gene encoding pleckstrin homology domain-containing family B member 1: MALVKSGWLWRQSSVLRRWKKQWFDLWMDGALVYYPDDRRQSIEERIVLKYNCVTVRSGKECGDIQPPEGSNRESLLVIDMRDHSRLLLCAENEDDAVAWKFALLDAKTPVYVYNPYDDNYNTVPVNSHQAVYVNHGHCGHGYGPGVAHVIVRDNRDSLGEQMALGLLAGAITTSALSNLLWLPCWF; encoded by the exons ATGGCTTTGGTGAAGAGCGGCTGGCTCTGGAGACAAA GCTCTGTGCTGCGCCGATGGAAGAAGCAATGGTTTGACCTATGGATGGATGGCGCTCTAGTCTATTACCCCGATGACCGTCGCCAAAGCATTGAGGAACGTATTGTACTGAAATATAACTGTGTGACCGTCAGGTCTGGGAAAGAGTGTGGAG ATATTCAGCCCCCGGAGGGAAGTAACCGGGAATCATTACTGGTAATAGATATGAGGGATCACTCCAGgctgttactgtgtgcagagaatGAAGATGATGCTGT AGCTTGGAAGTTTGCGTTACTGGACGCCAAAACCCCA GTGTATGTATATAATCCATACGATGACAACTACAATACCGTCCCCGTAAACTCTCATCAGGCTGTATACGTCAATCACGGCCACTGCGGTCACGGCTACG GTCCCGGAGTGGCGCACGTTATCGTCAGGGACAATCGCGATAGCTTGGGAGAACAGATGGCGCTGGGCTTGTTGGCTGGAGCCATCACCACCTCCGCCCTCAGCAACCTCCTCTGGCTCCCCTGTTGGTTTTAG